A window of Nicotiana tabacum cultivar K326 chromosome 24, ASM71507v2, whole genome shotgun sequence contains these coding sequences:
- the LOC107797737 gene encoding protein yippee-like At5g53940: protein MGRLFLVDLEGKTVNCKICKTQLALTNNLMLKDFICHKEKAYLFRNVVNITFGPNEEKMILSEMHTIADIFCCCCGQIVGWKYVATPYGNNHKCKEGNFVLEKGHIFFVQA, encoded by the coding sequence ATGGGGAGGTTATTTTTGGTGGATCTTGAAGGCAAAACTGTTAACTGCAAAATCTGCAAAACCCAACTTGCCCTTACTAATAACCTTATGTTAAAGGATTTTATTTGCCACAAGGAAAAAGCATACTTGTTCAGAAATGTGGTAAATATAACTTTTGGACCTAATGAGGAGAAAATGATACTTTCTGAAATGCACACAATTGCAGatatattttgttgttgttgtgggcAAATTGTTGGCTGGAAATATGTGGCAACCCCATATGGCAATAATCACAAGTGTAAAGAAGGGAATTTTGTCCTTGAAAAAGGACATATTTTCTTTGTTCAAGCATGA
- the LOC107797729 gene encoding protein yippee-like At5g53940, giving the protein MGRIFVVDLEGKTYNCKFCKTQLALVNDLISKDFLFLMGKAYLLRNVVNINFGPNEERMILSEMHTVADIFCCCCGQIVGWKFVAIPNGKNHKYKEGRFVLEIGGIVDSELYIDNTSPSMSDA; this is encoded by the coding sequence ATGGGGAGGATATTTGTAGTGGATCTTGAAGGCAAAACTTACAACTGCAAATTCTGCAAAACCCAACTTGCCCTTGTTAATGATCTTATTTCaaaggattttctttttctcatggGAAAAGCATACTTGTTAAGAAATGTGGTAAATATAAATTTTGGACCTAATGAGGAGAGAATGATACTTTCTGAAATGCACACAGTTGCAGatatattttgttgttgttgtgggcAGATTGTTGGCTGGAAATTTGTGGCGATCCCAAATGGCAAAAATCACAAGTATAAAGAAGGGAGATTTGTTCTTGAAATAGGAGGGATTGTTGACTCTGAATTGTATATTGATAATACTAGTCCAAGCATGAGTGATGCATAA